The segment GGTGGTTGCCCTTCGCACGCGGCCGACAGCGAGAACAACGGCCCGCGCCAACCGTTTTTGAAAACCTCCACCGCCCGATCCGTCGATAGAACCGTAAGGTGCATCCTCCGGACGCTCCAGTCCATCGCGGATCAGGAAAACAACCATGGCCAACAAACCATCACCAACACCCTCAAACCCCCAGCCGACCGCCGACCGCGCCAAACACCCCTACCTGCCCTATCTCATCTACGCCGTCCTCGCCACCGCGCTGACCCTCGGCGGCGGCGCGGTCATGATCTTCTGGTCGATCCCCGCCTATCGCGAATTCCACGCCAGCCGGGCCTGGCCCCAAACCGACTGCCGCATCCTCGCCAGCCACGTCGAAACCCACAGCGATCCCAACGGCGCCACCTACTCCGCCCAAATCGAATACACCTACCAGGTCGACGAGCAATCCTACCGCGCCGACCGATACCAGGTCATCGACTTCTCATCCAGCAGCAGCCGCCGCGCCGCCGCCGTCCGCGAACATCCCAAAGGTTCTCAGCGAACCTGCTTCTACAATCCCGCCGATCCAAGCCGCGCCGTCCTCAACCGCGACTACAGCGCCGGCCTCCTCCTCGGCGCGATCCCGCTCATCCTCTTTGCCGCCGGATCCCTCATGCTCGCCGTGCCCGCCGTCAGATCCCTCCGCGCCAAACGCGACTCCGCCGAACGCGGCCTCCGCCGATCAACCGACCGGCCCCGACCCGTCACCCTCACCTCCACCGCCGCCCGCGTCAAAAAACTCCTCATCCTCGCCGTCATCACCGCCATCTTCGCCGGCGCGCTCGCCTTCATCGTCTATGAAATGAGCGGCGACCTCAAAGAAGGCGTCTCCTTCGACGCGATTTTCGCGATCATCTTCATCGGCGGCTTCGGATTCGTCAGCCTCATCCTCCTGCTGTTCCTCGTCTCGACCGCCCGCTCTCTCCTGAAAGACCCCAAATTCACCCTCACCCTCGACAACGACCGCCTGACCGCCGGTCAAACCATCGAACTCCGCTGGCAACTCACCGGCCAAACCCGCCAAATCGCCCGACTCGCCGTCCACCTCGTCGGCACACGCTACGAATCAGCCGCCCGCCGCGGCAAAACCGAAGGCCGACAGGTCCAGTTCGCCAGCCACCAACTCCTCGCCGTCGACGACCCCCTCCGTATCCTCCGCGGCGCCGATCAAATCGACCTCCCAGCCGACCTGCCGCCCACCTCCGGACCCTTCCGCGGCAACGTCAAATGGACCCTCAAAATCAAAGCCGAAAACCACAACGGCAAAAAACTCTTCGATGACGACTTCACCATCCAGGTCGCACCGTAACCGCAGGATGGAACATCGTCGCGCCTCCGGGCTGAGATAGGGCGAGCCAAGTCTTGTCAGAAAGCCTGTTGTTTTCAGCGGTAGGATGTCTGGGTATAATACGTCCTTGGCAGAGAGTACTGGTGGCCCCATGTATTTTTCGGAGGTGCGGCACATGGCTGGTCGGAAGCAACCTGTCATTCATCTTCTTGCTGATGGCAACAACGAAAGGGGTGATCTGTTCACTCGGCTCATGACAAAGGTGCTCGATGAGCATGGCTACCAAATCATAGGGTGCAATGTCCACAGCACTGGCTATGAAATAGATATTCAGGCAAAGGCAAAGTTCGGAAACCAGCCTCTCTACGCCGAGTGCAAAGCACACGCTCAACCTGTTTCGGGCGAGGTCATCAGCAAGTTCTACGGCGTGTACGCCGATCGTTACGACAAAGACAAAACCTGTTCAGGAATGATCTTCTCGCTGTCGGGATTCAACGGCCCGGCCAGAGCCTACTACGAAGAAAAGCCCCCAGAGGTCAAAGAAAGATTCAAGCTCTCCGACGGCACGGACATTCTCCGTCTTCTCCAGACCCGAAAGCTGATTTGTTCAGAAGATCTAGTGGTCGACAGGATGAAACGGGAAGTGCCGAACCTCCAGACTGCGAGGGCAGAACTGGCCTACGGAGAACACGGGCTGGTTTGGCTGGTGATCCTCGCGGATCAAGGCAAAGAGACGCATTTCACGTTCCTCAACGCGACTGGGGATAGGCTGCACGCTGATATTGTCGGGGACTTCGCCAAATATCTGCCTGGATTGGCGGCTCTTGCCCCTTTGTCTTGTGGGCCGTCCATCGATCTGGAGGCGCAGAAGACCGCGTATCTTCAGCGGCTGGCCGACGCCTTTGAATGGGTGGACATGGGTGGTTTGGCTCCGCAGGCAGGGCCTGAACTGCTGCGTGTACGACTCGATGACATCTACACGAACCTCCAGGTTCAATGTGATGTTCCGATACTTGAGAGCTTTGTCCGGAGTGACTTTGATATCCGGCGAAGACTTGTGGAGCGAGGTGCTTCACCGTTGGATATCCTTCAGGAGCTGGAAATGGTTTCGCTGCAAAGCTCTTCACGCACATCGGGCGAAAGCTCTTCGCCGCATACGACGATTCCGGCGACCAATGTCGTCAAGGGCAGACGTGTGGTTGTGCTTGGTGATCCAGGCTCAGGCAAATCCACTCTTCTGCGCCACATTGCACGCAGCGTTGCTCTCGGCCGTGAGATCGCAGGTCTCGAGCGACCATTGCTGCCGGTCTACGTGCGCGTTGCCGAGTACGACGACTACTGCACCAAGCACGCTGCTGTTCCGCTGGCGGATTTTGTGCCGGTCGGGGCCAACGTACGTGAAATCCCCTTGTCGCGAGAGCTGCTCGAGTCACACCTGAAGGCAGGGCACTGCCTGTTTCTGCTCGACGGGCTTGATGAGATCGTCGATCCCGGCCGCCGTCGACAGATCCGCGATCGTATTCAGGACTTGAGCGACACGTGCGGAGAGTGCCACGTGATCGTGACATCCCGTATCGTAGGCTATAGAGAGGTGCAGCTTCTTCAGGGCCCTGATGACTTTGAACAATTCACACTCTGCCCTTTTGATGATGAGGCCATCAAGGCCTTCTCAAAGCGGTGGTACGAAGCTATTGGTCAGAGTGGTGCCATTGTGGACCCCACTCGGCAGAATGCTGGAATGCTGGCAGGTGGCATCCTTGCTACTGCTAGTGTACGGTATCTGGCGAGCAATCCCTTGCTGATGACGCTCATTGCCTTGATCTATTGGCGCGAGGTGCGACTGCCTCGTCGCCGGATTGAGTTGTACCGCAGTGCTTGCCAGATGCTGCTGAGCAAATGGGTCCAGACTCGGACGCCGGATGTT is part of the Phycisphaerae bacterium genome and harbors:
- a CDS encoding DUF3592 domain-containing protein, with the translated sequence MANKPSPTPSNPQPTADRAKHPYLPYLIYAVLATALTLGGGAVMIFWSIPAYREFHASRAWPQTDCRILASHVETHSDPNGATYSAQIEYTYQVDEQSYRADRYQVIDFSSSSSRRAAAVREHPKGSQRTCFYNPADPSRAVLNRDYSAGLLLGAIPLILFAAGSLMLAVPAVRSLRAKRDSAERGLRRSTDRPRPVTLTSTAARVKKLLILAVITAIFAGALAFIVYEMSGDLKEGVSFDAIFAIIFIGGFGFVSLILLLFLVSTARSLLKDPKFTLTLDNDRLTAGQTIELRWQLTGQTRQIARLAVHLVGTRYESAARRGKTEGRQVQFASHQLLAVDDPLRILRGADQIDLPADLPPTSGPFRGNVKWTLKIKAENHNGKKLFDDDFTIQVAP